The Vanacampus margaritifer isolate UIUO_Vmar unplaced genomic scaffold, RoL_Vmar_1.0 HiC_scaffold_42, whole genome shotgun sequence sequence AATTTGATATTTGTGATCCATCTGGTGGATGTCGTTAAAGGTCAGGCGAAAAGTGTCGGCGTCACACCAGATGACAATCTGGATGAGGACAAATCAGAAGGTCAATAAGTACTCAATCAGTAAATGTAGTTTCTACAGGTGCATTTTCACATGTGGACATCTCTACTTGCGCCCACTTCAATTTTTGTTCATATTGGAttgatattttggattttacggATGCTAGGCCTCATCATAGATGCGCACTACAGAAAAAGcttcaaaagaaaaacacttccaAGTGTGACCAGATCAAGATCAAGTGGTGTGACCTTGAAGTCGAGTCCGGGGCCAAAGGGGCGTTGCTCTGGAAAGTTCTCCAGCCTCTCTTTACCCCACGAGCCGTCCACCCTGGAGTTGAGCACGACGGTTCTGCTTTCAAAGTTGAACCTCAGGTGGAGCGCTATCGCGTCGTCATCGGGGCTCAGCAGGTCGACGATGAGCCTGCCGCGCAAACACACAAAGTCGTCGTGGTAACGGGCTTCTTGACCTTGGGGCAGGGCGTGGCCTATTACGTCTCTGCTTTGGGATAGGCTCGTCCTCTGATGACGATGCTGCGGTTCACGCTGAGACCGTCATCGAGCGCACCTCTGAATCCGTCTTTCTGTACACGcacaattgagaaaaaaatggaattttaaTCATTTAGCTTATAATGCTATTCAGCATTCACAGCAAAAACCATTAACTCACCGAGTTGGCAAGCACGGGGAGCATGCACGAGCATGTGACATTGTGAGAGGAACACGCCATCCCACTGGCCGAGCTCGTGCAGATCTCGGGCTCCCGATTGGTCGGCGGAGCGGTGGTCGACGTCAGTGGGTAGTGGGGAGGGTGGGAGGTGGGGAGGGCGGGACAGGTAAGATTAGGAAGAGCGGGGCATGTAAGATCAGGACATTTCGGGAGGGCGGGACAGGTAAGATTAGGAAGAGCGGGGCATGTAAGATCAGGACATTTCGGACAGGCAAGGGATGGGGTCTCGTCTGCagagaaaaaagaaatccaTTTGAAAGGACAGTGCACATTAGCAGACATGCAAACGTTGTTTGTCATGCGTCTTCTGAAGACACAGGACGTCTGCCTTTTCTTTCAGGGTCGCTAGCGCCACTCTTACTTTTTGAGCATGATGGCATaagtcatttgaaaaaataccgGAGTCTGGTTGCCATCAGCTGTATGACTGACTTAAAAAGAACTCTGGCAATTACTAAGTAATCATCTGTGCATGAAGAAGTCATGCTTCCAAAGTAAGctataaataaacattcaaagctaaatgaactcattcactgccattgacgactatagacgtcaaaaattcatgtgaactttttctatttaacttttttttcccatttcatttcattttttatgaaaacctagaatttatttttttgtatatttataacagatataaaatttgtgattaatcttgagtcaactattgaagtcatgcgattaatttcgaATAAAGATTTTAATCGTCTAACGCCcgttatttttaatacttttttttaaaattaggggcgtcaggtgatacatttttttaaattgtaattaatcacatgacttcactagttaactaacgaataatcacaaattttacatctgttctgaatgtacaaaaaaaaaagatctaggttttcatactcttgttagcaagtggaaaaaaactaatagaaatagttcaaaatgaattttggacgtatatagccgtcaatggcagtgaatgcgttaacaAGTAAGTGATCGTGTGCTTGATGCCAAATATTGCATGTTTAAAACTAAGGTtgtctatttcatttttaacaaaaactaattttgttcctaaatgccattttcaaaactgcacttccaattaattgacaaaaccCGGTGTGTTTTTTCCCGAATGTTACTATGAAAGTAACAAGTAATTagcaaagtaactaagttactttataATCACTTTCTCAATGTCAATGTGGCAACACATGGATTTGGATTGGATTGGACCAGGAATCCCGTCTCAATCTCCTCACCTGGAAAAGAAAGTTCCATGCAAAAAGAACGAGTCCAATTTTGCTGGGACGTCACATTACTAACCGCATTGTCGTAGCGACACGCTAAGGTAATGCAGCCACAAATCAACAAAGTGTGGACTCACCCACAGGGCGCTTGCAGATGTAGGCCAGGTACCTGTCGCAGTCCTTGGTGTACCAACCACTTTGCGTTATCACAGTGCAGTATCCGCTACTAGGTTTTTCGTGCAGCGGACCAGGACCCCATTGCCTGAAACAGGCAACAAGCTTTCACACAAGGGATTTATAAATTGGTGGCCCCCAACCTCCCAGAGCGGATTTCAGGCACAGAGATTTTTCCTGCTCCAAGCACTGAGTAAAGAAATGGCACTTACGACACTACTTGAAAGTAAAGCGTTCCATCAACCCACTGCCACTCTGAGTTAGACTGATAAGCACGCCACAGGCCGATCCAGATAGCGTTCCTGGGAAATTGTGAACGCACCCAGTTCTGCAAGAATGGTAGAGAGAGTAAAGAAACGTTTCCATTAGCCCGGTTCCTTGCTTGGCCCTGCGTGGACGCATTTCCAAGACTTTTTGGGGCACAAGCGTTTACGATGGAACCGCTTTTCAGAACCATCTCGGAGCTagcctttttttaaagttaaagtaccactgattgtcacacccaactaagtggggcggAATTccttctccgcatttgacccaggGAGCGGTGAGCCGCAGGGGCTGcgcttgggaatcatttggtgttCTAAGCCCCCAATTCCaaaccttaatgctgagtgtcaagccgGGCGGCATTGGGTTCCGTTCTtattgtctttggtatgacccggccggggattgaacccacgacctcccagccTCAGGGCGAACACTACCGCCACGGCCAATGAGCTGATTTTTGAATCAACGCAAAACAGTGTCCATTTTCAAGTTATGAAAATGAAAGAGCGGGAGCAAAAGGGAGCGAGAGAATGAGAGATACAATACAGAGAGATTGATCaagattgagagagagaaatggagagaaatatagagagagaaaaatagagAGGGAAATCGAAAGAGAAATagagaaacagagagagagaaagaaatagaGAGCGATTGATAAAGattgagaaatagagagagaaatagagagagcgtaagagagaaatagagagagcgaTTGATAAAGAAAGActgagagatagagagagaaatagagagagagaaatagcgAGAGAGAAAGCAATAGAGAAATCGAGAGggagtgaaagagagagagagaaatataaAGAGAGTGAAAGAGAGTGAGCGATAGTGAGAAATATATAgtgagagaaatagagagacagagagtgagaaagagagcataggagagaaatagagagagagagcgattgATAAAAGATTGAGGAATAGAGAGAaatgaagagagagaaatatatagagagagaaatatatacatagagagcaatagagagaaagagagaaatagagagacagaaagagagagagtgcaaTTGATAaagattgagagagagaaatagagagatagAGATTGAGAAATAGAGAtaaagagagaaatagaaagatagagaaaaaaataaagaaataagagagcaagaaagagagagcgaaatggagagaggaataaaaagaaagatagagagaaaaagagagagaaatagaaagaggaggaaaaatagagaaatagagagtgagaactagagagagaaatagaaatagaaagagagaggaggaaaaatagagagtgagaaatagagagagaaattgagaaaaatatagagaaatagagagatataaatagaaagagagaaatagaaaggGAGAAATGGAGAGATAAATAGAGAgaaagaaatagagagagaaatagaaatagaaagagagagaaggaaaaatagagaaatagagagagtgagaaacagagaaatagaaaaaatatagagagataaatagaaagagagacaaagagaaatagagagaaatagagagagagaaatagaaaaagagagggaaggaaaaagagaaatatGGAGAGTGAGAaatagagaaagagaaaaatatagataaatagaaagagagagagagaaatagaaagagaaatagagagagaaagagagaaattgAGATAGATGGAAAGAgtgaaatagagagagagagagagagagagagagagagcgtcaCCTGCTCATTTCTGTCCCAAATGCTGGCCAGGAGGCCTCCCTTGGAGTAACAGCTGTGTAGAGCTCTTTGCCAACTCTGATAGTCGTTTGAGAAATAGTAACAGTGTTCCTTGTAGCGCCGCCAGTTGGTCGGACATTGGGAGAGCactggaaaaacaacaagatgAGAAACACACCAAAATCCACCACACATGACCGCATTCattgcatatacagtaaaaatgatagCTAGTCCAGGGGCTTGTCATGTAACATAGCAATGAACGTCTCTGCCATTTCAAGTGGTGTCCTTAGGGGGCGCTATAGGACAATTAAGGTCACATGGGGCGCAGACACTTCTAATAGGCCTACAGTATACGTCCCCGATCCATCAGGCAGGGCCTACGTATAGTGGCGCAGATGGGATTTTAGAACTGGGGGGGTGACAGGgactaaaacatttaattaattaataattaatgttgGATAAAATCTAAACAAAGATGTAGCAGTTGACATGTATATTTTATAGTTCCGGTATTTCAATTCCGCTATAGCCGACATGTCAAGCATTATCTAGCTAAGGAGAGAAAAGTTACAAACACCGACTGAATATTGTTCATTCTATCTTTCAAATTGAGCAaacaccttttttgtttgtttttgtttacagtgtATTAAAAGACTCGAACTGTGACGGTGTGTTCGGTTGAAAATCGCAATTTAGAGATCTAATAACTGTCGCCAAAGTAGCGTGCTCCCAGCGCTTCCCAGCCTTATAAATGCACAACTAAACACGTAAAGTTACTACAAAGAAACACTTGGTGGGGTTGCGCACGCACGGCTCtcatttaagataaaaaaacatAGGAAAAGTGCATACAAGCCGAGCGTTGTGGCGTAGGCCTACTTGTTGCGTCTCCGTGGCGACTCGGGCGCCTTGAAGTGCACAGTATGGTTTTTTTATTCCCATAAAATTCTaaattgctgttatttttttgatagtcctttgccatttaaaaaaaagtctcaagagctCACAATGAgtgcaatgacattttttaaaggaaaacctCGATAAGAGTTGAACTCGGAATTAAAAGAATATAACTTCATTAGACTTTTGGACAAAGTATTGCGGCgggggtggtgggtgggggttaTTTTTCATCCAAAGTTAATTAAGTAAGTACACTCTCACCTGAACAAGTCCACCAAAGGACAAAGGTAACAAGGAAAGTCACTGCATGAATCCTCATGTTCGGAACTTCCACTGGACGGAAACTAACAGCAGGGGCACACTTAGCAGCAGGGGATCACCGAGTCAACTGCGTCGCACCTCCCTCCGCCCTCTTGTCCCCAGATCACAATGATACCACGTCACAAGCAGACGaaacaaggggggaaaaagcttTGCGGGACCCTGTGCGACGTCATTTCAAAGCCTTGAAGACCTGTGTGACGTCATTTCAAAGCCTTGtagcctaataataataactagaaaaattcccgcggaaattttgaatgggactgctgactcttgtaaatgagctgaacagtttaaaatttaaacgactggaatcggtcaagaaatgtggaagttaaccataatcaacatcaactaaaagtatcttactgtccataaaaaaatgtaaatgagctgaacagtttaaaatttaaaggacgaatcggtcaaaaaatgtggaagttaaccataatcaacatcaactaaaagtatctcactgtccctttaagaaaaatgcactttcacgcacacacatttgacttggagacgtcacgcacccatattccattgatattgtatgagagacgcacacctggaacaaaagcctctcacgacttaatggTTCaaaaaatggctcgttagaacggccagggtttggggaacacgagcatgttctaatttttttaatcggatgaaaaatgaccaaatgagagcaggttgaaaacttatgatttatccaaaataaagaggaaaaaagaggcgaatttaacatggaaaagataggcgagttagtccgacttctcctcgcttaaagtgaaaataaaggtactaaatgacaccttagccaaataaaagttagtttgtctgaaagaagagacttgtcactacaaaatgtgagaatttgatgcctagtgagcaaagattgtggccatggtgacgagttgaagtgaaacttttggaaatagatttttctgCCCTCTTGTGGGTCACAACTTAAGGGGTGACCAAGTTGTCCCGCCAACGGGCCTCCTTTTTGTTCAATATTAGAGTCATACTGTAAATGGTATATCCCATAATGGCGGGACATGGGTGTGAAGTTCCACACACTCTTTGACCGTCCTGTTAtggtgaatgaatgaaattgacaTCTACGTAAAAGAGGCTAGTGGCATGTTAATAAGCACATGGTGGTATTTCTGTGAATGGAGGGGCGATCACAGTGGGATTAGTGGTCATTGTGGAGCCTAACTGGCTTTACACAAGCATGTCAAGGGTAAGATGGCAAGgagaggagggggcggggggcaggcaaaaaagaaaaaaaagacacgaaGGGGGTTGGGGTGAGGGTAACCTGAATGGGGTTGCGTCTCAGGAGCAGCAGTGGCTTCCAGTCTTTCTGGGGGtacagaggaagaagaggaggaggaggcagaaGAAGGGGCCGCTCGCCGCCCCTGTCCTGGGGGGGGTCGGCCAGGCGAAGTAACCGCTGCAAACGCCTACACACTAAACTTATGGGCAGCCGATGAGGGCCGTACTCTGACGGAGGGGCGGAGGGAGAAAGGGTGGATATTATGGAGGGGAGGAGAGGAAGTGGAGGACATGATGCTGAAGGAGAGGAACTGCTGCTTGCGAAGAAAGGCTACACGCGCCCACACCCATGTAGACTACTCAAACATTAAAAAGAGACATATGATATTTTTCTACAAATTAAGACAGTTATCCTGTGTTTCAATGCTTcatcaaactattttttatagTCATGAGAGGGGCCAACATCAAAATGTCAACTTTGCACACCGTTTAAAGGTACATTTTCTGGCATCGATGGTATTTTAGCTATATAATTTCACCCATATGGCCAGTTAGCACTCTCAACTATGAACAATCAAAGAGTATTTCTTCTATAAAATGTCACCTTTTATAATATACACACGCCAGGGGGACACTTACCGGACAGCGCCGTTTCCGACACGGCGGGTGCCGTGGTCCCTGCAGTGGGAGTCGTCTGTCTCTGCAACCCTGAGGATGACTCTGCTGACCTCTCCGACTGATGATGTGCCGGAAGAGGGAAGTACGGTAGCAGCTGCTGCTGATGCGGACGAGGAAGAGGACACAGCAGGACTGGTTCGCACATCCGCTGCATCGGTTGTTGCAGGCCTCTGGGGGGCGCTGGTCCCCTGGTTGGAGGCACCTATCCAAAGAACGCATAAGCAGCGAGATTTAAGATGGAGCAAGAGTGCGCTCGATTTGGGAGTTCGTGAAACTAATGCGGGCGGAACATTAGaggtgggtttttttcttgaattttttgGAAATCGAGCTGCCTATTTGTtgcattattaatattgttgGTTTGGACTTGCACTACTTTAATGTGACTTTTGCGATGCATGTTGTTGACTGTGCACGTTGATCAataaagcgttaaaaaaaacttttgtgaaatcgaaatatattaattatacaGATTTGCGCACATAACATTATCGCCATTAACTGTCCTCTTTTGGGTTCTTAGTCAATTTGTAAAAGTGTTTGATTtgttcaaaaaataatgataataaagttttgaaatgacgGACAGGTGATGCTAAGTTGTGTCGAGCCATTGTGCTATGGGGAGACAATGAAAAtaagcaacatttattttatgaagttaaattattattaactcattcactgccattgacagcaatagacgtcaaaaattaatatgaactatttctattagtttaacattttttttccatttttgttaatgagtatgaaagcctagaatttttattttttttgtacatttagaacagatataaaatttgtgattaatcgtgagtttgtagtaaagtcatgcgattaattacgattacaaattttaatcacctgatgcccctaatttttaataatcttttctttatttttctttattttttttaataatcttttttttttaaagaaaattaaagattattaaaaattaggggcgtcaggcgattacaatttttaatcgtaattaatcgcatgaccttactagttaactcacaatttatcacaaattgtatatctgttctaatacaattttaaaaaattctaggtattcatactcttgttaacaaaagtggggaaaatgttaaactaatcgaaatagttcaaatgaatttttgacgtctatagccgtcgatggcagtgaatgagttaacttataTTTTACTGCAATATTTacacaaattaataattttttaaggcATTTTGCCTAGATGCTACTttctaaatttatttttaaatctcacgTACCTCCATTtgagaaaaaacatcttttatgTAACTGCTCCAttaggttctcaaaaataaagcgCTCATGAAAAATTAATGTACTGAAAATTGCACTCCCCCTTACCAACGaggtattgacaattccaaacatctggGGCATTTCTTATATTTCCGCTTCATTTCCACGGTACAGCCtggtattgtattgcttttgcctgtgtctagcatacaaaccaggcatgttgttatagtagtcaaacaacatttgatcacattttcaaatcaaattacagcgactcaaagtccaatgcttttccaTGAGCGGAGAGCGTCCTTTCACTGAGGATAAATGTTGCATTCGGGGAAGTTGGAAATCAGATTTATCCCACTTGGATTGTGTtagttccgacctcaaagcgttcgaggcaaatgaaaatacaagacatatgttcacatcacacaatgtgatttggaatgcctgcgttaaccagaacaacaaataattcattggaatcagccattttttgttgtttacatttgccccAAACACTTGGGGCAAATGAGGGCGGAACTGGGACACTTCAAGTaggtgttgaagaaaataatatttttcttcgcgtgttcgttttctttcggatagtgagaatgttgattatctgaatacaggctggagatcggtgaacagttccttcgaaggttttatttctacagaatattccggccacaagcgagctcccagcaatggtggcagcgtctcgcaagtgcgaagttacagcggactcacaacattcttatactatcttgaagtagcggtaccacaaagcctccaccaatgagataagactttaaaaagacatcattgattacagacacttcaaccacagacaatggcccattgttgtggaaatagattaAGTCTGTTAGATTACctctttttgtaatcttttgcgtgttcaaataaatcagagttgagatctcgtgaagagggtccttgcaaggttttttaatcagaaagtttctgatgacacaaaggaatttcaccaagccatgtttctgtccaaatgtgtgtcgtctctctcagacacgggacttttattagaaaaaacaatgtttcccaGGAAACTGCCTCTCCCCTCCCAGTATGCTAGCTCGTCCttgatttttcaaaaaacggatttctaacgaacagaaactagacttagataaataaaataaaaatagatatctagacttagataaataaaagaaacgtattaactttctcatttctgggaaaagagaacagataacaaagaggacaaaagcatGACTCATCAACCTATATTGAGTTAACAGTTATATCTACATCTTCACAActttaactaaattcaaaagaggtaaaatataaaatgaaatagtaaaatgttaacaggtcccagtcatgacgataagactttaaaaacattattgattacagacacttggcagaaattgcgacatcactcacaaagacacatccacagatacgATCATGCATCGGTCGTGGTCCCATCACGACAAACGTGGGACAACATCATGTCTACCATATTTCTGACAATGACCCGAGGTGGGTGGACGTTGTGAGGCTGTTGGTGCGCCACGCACATCTGCCAGGCGTCCACCAGCATAACGTTGAGATCCTTGAACATGGCACGCAGCACGACGTCCAGTTGCAGCGCAAACCAGTCGCTGAAGATCAGGCTGAGCTCCTGATCCAGTGCCCTAGGGTTGGGCGTGCGGACCACAACCGCCGTCCCTGGGGCCCGGTTCAGCAGTCGCACCACCGCCTTGCGGATATGCCGGAGGCGGTGTATGTACACCTCCACAGGGAACGGACTGAAGTGAGCCCAGAGGCTGAGCGCCACAACCGTGTTGGGACCGCCGGTCAGGCCGTCCAGCTCGTTGGCGATGTAGCGTATCTTGTGTGCCACAGCATTGGCCTTGGAGACGATGGGCGGGCCGTGGAAGTGGTACTTGAGCAGAATGTTGTGGGTGCTGTCCAGCGCCATGAAGGGCCCCACCTTTATTGTACTCTCCTGTTTGAATTCCTTCATTCCTGCAGAGCAGAAGAAAATAAAGCTACATGAGAGGAAACTACTGGTCAAGATCAAGTGGCGGTTCAGCATCTTTAACAAGACATTTGGACGTCATCACAAACACTGCCAAAAGTGTAATAACTGTGTCACTCATCCAGAGTCACATACATGTAAATACCTCTTTAATATAGTGACTTGACGTACCACTTCTACTATATGcactaaaaacataaaatattatggcattATTTCAAGGAAACACTACACAACAAACCCCAACAgtcttgaaaaacaattttatagTCTCAGTTGATAGGGTGTAATCACTATCATCATCAACTGCTTACAGATAAACCAAACttcatttatttcttaaataaaatatttattgagcaTTGACAGTACATTTTTGATACAATCcatacaaaggaaataactaaTGCacaccatttttaattaattatttgtttgttcaaaaatcATCTCCCATTCCCCTCAGTAAcacttgtgattgtgttttgcctcttttatgtgTTATTATTGTACAGACAAGGTTCAATATagttatattgtttatatttgtgaATTAAAGTTTTGCTACTTTTGGTATTAAATTAATGTAACTCAGTGACACCCTTAGTAACAAAGGCAGGCAGTCTGTGTTATAACATAATGGCCTATGTAAGGAGCATTGGAGTTacagttgattgacaatgacacagtcaatgacacagtcaatgacacagtcaatgacacagtcaatgacacagtcaatgacacagtcaatgacacagtcaatTTAAGATGATGGGAATATTCTTGATTTCAAAACGAATGTTTGGGCTGCTTCCagcatgattttaaaatgatttgtggcCCAAACTATAGGGCGGCCCACCGGGAATTGTCCCGGGCCTCCAGATGGCCCAGTCCGGGCCTGGTGTAAAGgaaaagttaataaataaatcaatgtaaaTAATGACACTGTGTTAATGAAAATACTattcatatattattttaaaataggtAAAAGGATaaaatagcaaataaaaaatgtggaattgtgaGCTGTATTGATTATGTAAAGCAGGAAAGCTCAGATGTCTGATTCTTGTGGCACAGTATGTCGTGCAGGtcaacaacctttttgaaaacgagagctacttcttgggatTAATACAAAGGGTTTGAAACACACTTGTGAAATAACAAATGTGCTCAAATTACCTATAATAATTATGCctctttattaataaataattatttttattggatGTGAAGACACCACACcaatcatgtttttaaaatcgtgatttttcataataattaggAAATGTAAAAAGGCAACACTTTATACTGTAGCGATGTGTAAACCTGTAGCGACTTTAACATGTAACAATGTCATTTCACATAATTCTGGAAATGATTATGTTGTGGAATGATGCCGTTTTTGTGCCTATATGCCAATACAAATATGGAACAATAAGGTGGATGGTTTGATAGGTGGAATGACGAAGAGGTCCAGGCAAGCATTTAAAGGACAAGCACCTCCAGagaaaatcagcaaagaagaatgATAGGGTTTACCAGCTTATCACTGACAATTCTGTAAGTTATTTGATTGGTGATttattaggggaaaaaaacatttgtattatttgattCCCTCACCAAATGTGAATCATTAAGGAAATCAGCAAGGAATCAGATACATAAACAGCATCAATAATGGAAGCAGAATCacaaaattcttatcaattctCATCCCTATTTCTAAGTTTGTgctcaagtacatttcagatattgtaattttttttattgacaaggggctgattcaattcatttctatgTTTACACTTTTGTTTCCCACCACTGTCCACCATTCAGCCATTAAGACACACTCACCTGGAAGAACAGTGACGAGGTACTCGAACCACTGGCGCATGGTGGAGTCGCCGTACAAGTAGACCAACTTGTTGGCCAAG is a genomic window containing:
- the LOC144040875 gene encoding uncharacterized protein LOC144040875, which codes for MRIHAVTFLVTFVLWWTCSVLSQCPTNWRRYKEHCYYFSNDYQSWQRALHSCYSKGGLLASIWDRNEQNWVRSQFPRNAIWIGLWRAYQSNSEWQWVDGTLYFQVVSQWGPGPLHEKPSSGYCTVITQSGWYTKDCDRYLAYICKRPVDETPSLACPKCPDLTCPALPNLTCPALPKCPDLTCPALPNLTCPALPTSHPPHYPLTSTTAPPTNREPEICTSSASGMACSSHNVTCSCMLPVLANSKDGFRGALDDGLSVNRSIVIRGRAYPKAETLIVDLLSPDDDAIALHLRFNFESRTVVLNSRVDGSWGKERLENFPEQRPFGPGLDFKIVIWCDADTFRLTFNDIHQMDHKYQIQDLRSIKWLEVWSALLTSIQLM